From a single Apium graveolens cultivar Ventura chromosome 2, ASM990537v1, whole genome shotgun sequence genomic region:
- the LOC141707794 gene encoding uncharacterized protein LOC141707794, which yields MYPKMMMLCNLQTLCFFRTFTYKTICTTATTVSLPLKTTFLKCGLSEKTHICKSNVVPLHSCSDETRPGSVLKLFQDFGFSQTDIIRINSKQPDIVTFHPDKFIKPKLDFLLSVTKSESEVVSIVSKNPLILKRSLNNHLVPFFGMLKSAMGSDENAAAAIICNPFLLSFCLSASFLPNIEFLHKVGVPELQILKLITKYGQAIGEQHEKFCKVVLKVKEMGFDVSSSYFLDAVRTLSFISDAAWESRCEMYRSYGFSNDDIFIMFEKHPTIMSYSEKRIRELLDFFVYKLGWSPSRLSSSPNVLQYSLHKRIVPRCSVLQALASKKCKNKSMMVTSLLAMTDSRFLKAFITAYKDEVPEIMDAYQGMLRFDEYNFEPERKAKLKA from the coding sequence ATGTACCCAAAAATGATGATGTTGTGTAATTTGCAAACCCTGTGTTTCTTTCGTACCTTTACTTACAAAACCATATGTACAACTGCAACTACAGTTTCATTACCATTGAAAACCACATTTCTCAAATGTGGGTTGTCTGAAAAAACCCATATTTGTAAATCTAATGTGGTTCCTTTACACTCTTGCTCTGATGAAACTAGACCCGGTTCAGTTCTTAAGCTGTTTCAAGATTTCGGGTTTTCGCAGACTGATATTATTAGAATTAATTCTAAGCAACCTGATATAGTTACATTTCATCCTGATAAGTTCATTAAGCCCAAACTTGACTTTTTACTTTCGGTTACCAAGTCTGAGTCAGAGGTAGTGAGTATTGTTAGTAAGAATCCGCTTATTCTTAAAAGAAGTTTGAATAATCACCTTGTGCCATTTTTCGGGATGTTGAAGTCTGCGATGGGTAGTGACGAAAATGCAGCTGCTGCTATTATATGTAATCCTTTTCTGCTCTCATTTTGCCTTTCTGCTTCTTTTTTGCCAAATATTGAGTTTTTGCATAAAGTTGGTGTGCCCGAGTTGCAGATATTGAAGCTTATTACGAAGTATGGTCAAGCTATTGGGGAGCAACATGAAAAATTTTGTAAGGTTGTGTTGAAGGTGAAGGAAATGGGATTTGATGTTTCGTCTTCGTATTTTCTTGATGCAGTCCGAACGTTGAGTTTTATTTCTGATGCGGCTTGGGAATCTAGATGTGAGATGTATAGAAGCTATGGCTTTTCTAATGATGATATCTTTATTATGTTCGAGAAGCATCCGACTATCATGAGTTATTCTGAGAAGAGAATTAGGGAATTATTGGACTTTTTTGTTTATAAATTGGGATGGAGTCCATCTAGGCTGTCGAGTTCACCTAATGTTTTGCAATATAGCTTACATAAACGGATTGTTCCAAGATGTTCGGTTCTTCAGGCTCTGGCGTCAAAAAAATGCAAAAACAAGAGTATGATGGTAACATCACTATTGGCAATGACTGATAGCAGGTTCTTGAAAGCCTTTATTACTGCATACAAGGATGAAGTTCCTGAGATAATGGATGCATATCAAGGTATGTTGAGATTTGATGAATACAATTTTGAAccagaaaggaaagctaagttaAAAGCCTGA